The Methanothrix soehngenii GP6 genome has a window encoding:
- a CDS encoding YbgA family protein, with product MNCFPRPNIVISRCIEFDHCRYDGSMITSDFVAALKPHAHFIPVCAEMEIGLGVPRSSIRIVSVKGELRLIQPATGLDVTDRMVSFSRSFLCSLSGIDGFILKFRSPSCGMKDIKVYSSQDGPSTATKAAGFFGGAVVKSFPDLAIEDEGRLRNNNLREHFLTRIFTLAAYREVEREVNMAKLIRFHSTNKLLLAAHSQKEAKVLGNIVANREGKDISKLLGEYHEHLAMALMRPPRYTSKANVLMHSLGYFSHELSSAEKAFFLQSIEKYKQKKLPFSAPLSILQSWIARFDEEYLKEQTFFEPFPEKLIELCRDTQCEWAGADLFEGRKAGRAD from the coding sequence ATGAATTGCTTTCCCAGGCCGAATATAGTTATAAGCAGATGCATAGAGTTTGATCACTGCCGCTATGACGGGAGCATGATAACGAGCGATTTTGTAGCAGCTCTCAAGCCTCATGCCCACTTCATCCCGGTATGCGCGGAAATGGAGATAGGCCTTGGAGTTCCCAGAAGCTCTATTCGGATTGTGTCTGTTAAGGGAGAGCTCAGGCTCATCCAACCGGCCACCGGTCTGGATGTGACCGATAGGATGGTATCGTTCTCCAGGAGCTTCCTTTGTTCGCTATCTGGAATTGATGGATTCATTCTGAAGTTCCGCTCGCCATCCTGCGGCATGAAGGATATCAAGGTTTACTCCAGCCAGGACGGTCCAAGCACTGCAACCAAAGCAGCTGGCTTTTTCGGAGGAGCTGTGGTCAAGAGTTTTCCAGATCTGGCCATTGAGGATGAGGGAAGGCTGAGAAACAACAATCTCAGAGAGCATTTTCTGACCAGGATCTTCACCTTGGCCGCCTACAGAGAGGTGGAAAGAGAGGTCAATATGGCAAAGCTCATTCGCTTTCATTCCACCAACAAGCTGTTGCTGGCAGCACACAGCCAGAAGGAGGCGAAGGTCCTGGGAAATATAGTGGCCAACCGGGAGGGAAAGGATATTTCAAAGCTCCTGGGAGAGTACCATGAGCATCTGGCAATGGCATTGATGAGGCCTCCCAGGTACACTTCCAAAGCCAATGTGCTCATGCACTCCCTGGGATACTTCTCCCATGAGCTATCCTCTGCCGAGAAAGCCTTCTTTCTGCAGAGCATTGAGAAGTACAAGCAGAAGAAGCTTCCGTTCAGCGCACCGCTCTCCATCCTGCAGAGCTGGATTGCCCGCTTCGATGAGGAGTATTTGAAGGAGCAGACCTTTTTCGAGCCCTTTCCAGAGAAACTGATAGAGCTCTGCCGGGACACTCAATGCGAATGGGCGGGAGCAGATCTATTTGAAGGGAGAAAAGCGGGCAGAGCTGATTAA
- a CDS encoding PAS domain-containing hybrid sensor histidine kinase/response regulator produces the protein MNCRIASNEVLSLISDIQDRLNDLKKWDFSDKSNSEEILYDPLRQAKAVFDSLLANDSANAQNNESPLGLQPHLKDEKPKSFQSAEQDPEENTMAPASDNRPLPFMLVHISSDQRYLFVNQSYANWLGLDSSEMVGRHISDILPEEIYQTYLPLIQRVLSGEEVISCITFPSGDRLKYQDITLIPQLDESGSTIAYFAVIKDITDHKLNDDELRRSKMELEERVAWRTKELELANSALERSRDYLDMIINSISDPIFVINREHRLVLVNAAFCRLMSLPKEDLLGEEVHDFCFSREMADDHWQRNEEVFNSRRETVVEEIHSYSPGAPATVLIKRIPIIDSDGKWLIVGIIRDITDIKKAQERIRFQADLLEQVHNTVIATDLEGNIIYWNKSAETLLGWKSEEAMGKNIAETVVPEWGLDKMNRVISDLIKDRGNWDGEFYFKKKDGSTVPFHQCFSSIRDGRGELIGLVGVAVDLTERKHIEEALKKAKREAEEAARVKSDFLANMSHEIRTPMNAIIGMTSLLLEEPLTPEQRDCIEVIETNGDALLTVINDILDFSKMENNKTVLEECQFAIAQCVEDSLDLVGINAANKGLNLAYSIDKSVPEMIVGDPSKLKQVLGNLLSNAVKFTDKGEVVVTVSAQEVDGDNVIQFEVRDTGIGIPQNRMKLLFLPFSQMEPSTSRLYGGTGLGLAISKRLVEMMKGRIWAESSEGTGSSFHFTIRAPAVKLKFDSPAATSQMIGRRVVIIVDNETTRRILCKQICDWGMIPLITSSAWEAIQCIQRGGVDIAILDTDLLDNSGLELAEEIQRCMRTMPLLLLTTRGKQVPDGYSHLTKPLKPTQLHRALSDILPNSSEKEIRKEPVKKEKPQISPLRILLAEDDMPSQWVAQKMLKRLGYRADTACNGSEVLLALEQHDFDVVLMDWRMPEMDGLEATRIIRQRWPKSQLKIIALTAYALPGDMEKCLEAGMDGYISKPLRKEDLARELEKYQRDSTSV, from the coding sequence ATGAACTGCAGAATTGCCAGCAACGAGGTATTAAGCTTGATATCCGATATCCAGGATAGGCTTAATGACCTTAAAAAATGGGATTTTAGCGATAAAAGCAATTCAGAAGAGATTCTGTACGATCCCTTGAGACAGGCAAAGGCGGTCTTTGATTCACTGCTTGCCAATGATTCAGCAAATGCCCAGAATAATGAATCCCCCCTGGGATTGCAGCCCCATCTAAAAGATGAAAAGCCCAAATCCTTTCAATCTGCAGAACAGGACCCTGAAGAGAATACCATGGCTCCTGCCAGCGACAATCGTCCCTTGCCATTTATGCTCGTGCACATCAGCTCGGATCAGCGCTACCTTTTCGTCAACCAATCCTACGCCAACTGGTTGGGCCTTGATAGCTCAGAGATGGTGGGCCGGCATATCTCCGATATCCTGCCCGAGGAGATATACCAGACATATCTTCCTCTCATCCAGCGGGTCCTCTCAGGTGAGGAGGTGATCTCCTGCATAACCTTCCCCTCAGGAGATCGTCTGAAGTATCAGGACATAACCCTGATACCCCAGCTTGACGAATCCGGCTCTACCATAGCATATTTTGCCGTTATCAAGGATATAACCGATCATAAGCTTAACGACGATGAGCTTCGCAGATCGAAGATGGAGCTGGAGGAAAGAGTCGCCTGGAGGACGAAGGAGCTCGAGCTAGCAAACTCAGCTCTCGAGAGATCAAGAGACTATCTGGATATGATAATCAACTCCATCAGCGATCCGATATTTGTCATAAACAGAGAACATCGTCTGGTGCTCGTCAATGCCGCTTTTTGCAGGCTCATGAGCCTCCCTAAAGAGGATCTCTTAGGCGAGGAGGTGCACGATTTCTGCTTCTCCAGGGAGATGGCAGACGACCACTGGCAGAGAAACGAAGAGGTCTTTAACAGCCGCAGGGAGACTGTAGTTGAGGAAATCCATTCCTATTCTCCAGGTGCTCCAGCCACTGTTCTCATCAAGAGGATACCCATCATTGATTCCGATGGAAAATGGCTTATTGTGGGCATAATAAGAGATATCACCGATATAAAGAAGGCCCAAGAGAGGATACGCTTCCAAGCCGATCTTTTAGAGCAGGTCCATAACACTGTGATCGCAACAGACCTGGAAGGGAATATAATCTACTGGAATAAGTCTGCAGAGACCCTCCTGGGCTGGAAGTCGGAGGAGGCTATGGGCAAGAATATCGCTGAGACCGTAGTGCCGGAATGGGGACTTGACAAGATGAACAGGGTGATCTCAGACCTTATCAAAGACAGAGGCAACTGGGATGGAGAGTTCTACTTCAAGAAGAAGGATGGCAGCACTGTGCCCTTCCATCAGTGCTTTAGCAGCATAAGAGATGGCCGGGGAGAGCTCATCGGTCTGGTGGGGGTGGCTGTGGATTTGACCGAAAGAAAGCATATAGAGGAGGCACTGAAAAAAGCAAAGAGGGAGGCAGAAGAGGCAGCCAGAGTCAAATCGGATTTCTTAGCCAACATGTCCCATGAGATCAGAACCCCCATGAACGCCATAATAGGAATGACCAGCCTCCTTTTGGAGGAGCCGCTGACGCCAGAACAAAGAGACTGCATCGAGGTAATTGAGACCAACGGCGACGCCCTCTTAACAGTGATCAATGATATCCTCGACTTCTCCAAGATGGAAAACAATAAGACCGTTCTGGAGGAGTGTCAGTTCGCTATTGCTCAGTGTGTTGAAGATTCCCTGGATCTGGTGGGGATCAATGCCGCTAATAAAGGCCTAAACCTGGCTTATTCAATCGACAAAAGCGTTCCTGAAATGATCGTAGGCGACCCTTCCAAGCTCAAACAGGTGCTGGGAAACCTGCTCTCCAATGCAGTCAAGTTCACGGATAAGGGCGAGGTCGTGGTCACAGTCTCAGCTCAGGAGGTCGATGGCGATAATGTGATTCAATTCGAGGTTCGGGACACGGGGATAGGCATTCCACAGAATCGCATGAAGCTTCTATTCCTTCCTTTCAGCCAGATGGAGCCGTCGACCTCCAGGCTGTACGGAGGGACGGGCCTGGGACTGGCGATATCCAAGAGGCTGGTGGAGATGATGAAGGGAAGAATCTGGGCGGAGTCCAGTGAGGGTACAGGCTCCAGTTTCCATTTCACCATCAGAGCGCCTGCAGTGAAACTAAAGTTCGATTCGCCGGCAGCAACATCCCAGATGATAGGCAGAAGGGTTGTGATAATCGTGGATAACGAGACCACCCGGCGTATCCTGTGCAAACAGATCTGTGATTGGGGCATGATTCCGCTTATTACCTCATCTGCTTGGGAGGCAATCCAGTGCATTCAGCGGGGCGGTGTTGATATCGCTATACTGGACACGGATCTTTTGGACAATAGCGGCCTGGAACTGGCCGAGGAGATCCAAAGATGCATGAGGACCATGCCTCTGCTCCTGCTTACCACCCGGGGAAAGCAGGTGCCTGACGGTTATTCTCATCTGACCAAACCACTCAAACCAACTCAGCTGCATAGAGCATTGTCTGACATCCTTCCCAACAGCTCTGAAAAAGAGATAAGAAAAGAACCTGTCAAAAAAGAAAAACCTCAGATCAGCCCTCTGAGAATACTCCTGGCCGAGGATGATATGCCAAGCCAGTGGGTGGCCCAGAAGATGCTGAAAAGACTGGGATATAGGGCGGATACAGCATGTAACGGATCAGAGGTCCTTTTGGCTTTGGAGCAGCACGATTTCGATGTAGTACTTATGGACTGGAGGATGCCTGAGATGGACGGTCTGGAGGCTACGCGCATCATCCGCCAGCGCTGGCCTAAGAGCCAACTGAAGATCATAGCTCTCACCGCCTATGCCCTGCCTGGTGACATGGAAAAATGCCTTGAAGCAGGAATGGACGGATATATCAGCAAACCACTTCGAAAAGAGGATCTGGCTCGGGAGCTGGAGAAATATCAGAGAGATTCGACGTCGGTGTGA
- a CDS encoding head GIN domain-containing protein, producing the protein MMKPLIEQIILISAISIVLLVFISGCIMPGCIQGSGSYAFENRTVDDFSSIDLAGIGDVYLVQEEKHLRIEAEDNIIQYMKTDVSGGKLTIYQRADCINPHEPIKIFASTPVLESISISGSGRIISRSPIESDALSLGMSGSGSMELNILCQDLRATISGSGDALLKGVTKDSDIMISGSGTMHGYDLMTDRSDVTISGSGMAQVNAMDELNALISGSGSVYYKGNPRNVSQMVSGSGKVIVSEG; encoded by the coding sequence ATGATGAAACCATTGATCGAGCAGATCATCCTCATAAGCGCAATAAGCATAGTCCTTTTGGTTTTTATCAGCGGCTGCATTATGCCCGGCTGCATTCAGGGATCAGGAAGTTATGCTTTTGAGAACAGGACGGTTGACGACTTCAGCAGCATCGACCTGGCGGGAATCGGTGATGTCTATCTCGTCCAGGAGGAGAAGCATTTGAGAATTGAGGCAGAGGATAATATCATTCAATATATGAAAACCGATGTTTCTGGCGGAAAGCTCACCATATATCAAAGGGCGGACTGCATAAATCCCCATGAGCCCATCAAGATCTTCGCCTCCACCCCAGTGCTGGAGAGCATAAGCATCAGCGGCTCTGGGAGGATCATCAGCCGGTCCCCTATAGAATCTGATGCTCTCAGCCTTGGCATGAGCGGCTCGGGAAGCATGGAACTGAACATCCTCTGCCAGGATCTTCGGGCGACAATATCGGGCTCGGGCGATGCCCTCTTGAAGGGCGTGACAAAAGACAGCGATATTATGATCAGCGGCTCGGGGACGATGCACGGCTATGATCTTATGACAGACCGGTCTGATGTAACCATCAGCGGCTCTGGAATGGCTCAGGTAAACGCCATGGATGAGCTGAATGCCCTGATAAGCGGCAGCGGAAGCGTTTACTATAAGGGCAATCCCAGGAATGTCAGCCAGATGGTCAGCGGCTCTGGAAAGGTGATCGTCTCTGAAGGGTGA
- a CDS encoding NAD(P)/FAD-dependent oxidoreductase — MVDVIIVGAGPAGLFAALELSRSDAKVLVIDQGKDIRDRNCPMKDRGHCFHCYPCQIMCGVGGAGAFSDGLLNLHPTIGGDLESLAKSEAWRLIDEVDSAFLRYGAPNMVIESSEYDKEQLRRKAAAAGARFVPINQRHMGSDRTPEIIAAFKMDLERRGVVFRLNCRAEDLIVEGERCTGIRLADGTEEKASRILLAPGRIGAQWISILLDRYAIKARYGPLDVGVRIEVPSIIMDPITRINRDPKFHIVTRRYDDFVRTFCTNPGGFVVKEEYPDFIATNGHSMIVEKSENTNFAFLVRLELTRPVENTTAYGMSIAKLVTTIGGHKPVIQRLGDLHRGRRSTEERIARNTVENTLKDVTPGDISMALPHRIVMDIIEGLEILNQIIPGVNADSTLVYAPEIKFYARKIEVDGSFQSSLKGLYVAGDGAGLSRGIVSAAATGILAGRGILSDLNGDRIEPA, encoded by the coding sequence ATGGTCGATGTGATCATCGTTGGTGCCGGCCCTGCGGGACTGTTCGCCGCTTTAGAGCTTTCCAGGTCAGATGCTAAAGTACTGGTGATAGATCAGGGAAAGGACATCCGGGATCGCAACTGTCCCATGAAGGATAGAGGCCACTGCTTTCACTGTTATCCCTGCCAGATAATGTGCGGGGTGGGAGGAGCAGGCGCATTCTCTGATGGCCTTCTCAACCTCCATCCCACAATTGGAGGTGACCTGGAGAGCCTGGCGAAAAGCGAGGCCTGGAGGCTGATCGATGAGGTCGACTCCGCTTTTCTCAGATATGGTGCGCCAAACATGGTCATTGAATCATCAGAATACGATAAAGAACAGCTCAGGCGAAAGGCGGCTGCTGCCGGAGCCCGTTTTGTGCCCATAAATCAGCGCCATATGGGCAGCGACAGAACGCCCGAGATAATAGCCGCGTTCAAGATGGATCTGGAGCGGAGGGGAGTTGTGTTCCGGCTGAACTGCCGGGCGGAGGATCTGATTGTTGAGGGCGAGAGGTGCACAGGAATCCGGCTGGCCGATGGCACAGAGGAGAAGGCCTCCCGGATCCTGCTGGCTCCAGGCAGGATAGGAGCACAATGGATCAGCATTCTCCTGGACAGGTACGCTATCAAGGCCAGGTACGGGCCCCTGGATGTAGGTGTCAGGATAGAGGTGCCCTCGATCATAATGGATCCCATCACCCGGATAAACAGGGACCCTAAGTTTCACATAGTCACTCGCAGGTACGACGACTTCGTCCGGACCTTCTGCACCAATCCGGGTGGTTTTGTGGTCAAAGAGGAGTACCCTGATTTCATCGCCACCAATGGCCACTCCATGATAGTAGAGAAGTCTGAGAACACCAACTTCGCCTTCCTGGTTCGGCTGGAGCTTACCCGGCCGGTGGAGAACACCACCGCTTATGGCATGTCCATAGCAAAGCTGGTCACAACCATTGGAGGGCATAAGCCGGTCATCCAGAGGCTCGGTGATCTGCACAGGGGCCGCAGGTCAACTGAGGAGAGAATAGCCCGGAACACTGTGGAGAATACCCTCAAGGATGTGACCCCGGGGGATATTTCCATGGCCCTGCCTCACCGGATAGTGATGGACATCATCGAGGGCCTGGAGATCCTAAACCAGATCATCCCCGGAGTTAATGCCGACTCCACCCTAGTATATGCTCCCGAGATCAAGTTCTATGCCCGGAAGATCGAGGTGGATGGCAGCTTCCAGAGCTCTCTGAAAGGGCTATATGTGGCAGGAGACGGCGCGGGCCTGTCTAGGGGGATAGTGAGCGCAGCGGCAACGGGAATTCTGGCTGGAAGGGGAATACTGTCGGACCTAAACGGGGATCGAATTGAACCGGCATAG
- a CDS encoding diacylglycerol/polyprenol kinase family protein, producing the protein MSHSNPTSTERFKLLLVSIIAAMLIATAMEVFIGVGGSTRIEILSGWFSILFPLLGNLIFPVLYFVGLIFGSYQVSGKEMWWLDLGLVVAIAGLGYAVAEAIVFRERKAKNRDDERARKALHIASNLATCLLIWIFGIRTTSIFVLLLTCTEILLIHLIASGIKVPGMKEWVENVGREGEIPGEGALYNALGVLFALGLLRDHPAAAIAVIIILAMGDGLATFMGSSYGRHKLPWNESKTFEGTVGFAAGAMGAFMVLPTVGTLAIVLLSSIIESLPLKVNDNIVLPVAASLMYYLVL; encoded by the coding sequence TTGTCCCATTCCAATCCAACCTCGACCGAGCGCTTCAAGCTCCTCCTCGTCAGCATCATCGCTGCAATGTTGATAGCCACTGCCATGGAGGTCTTCATAGGTGTAGGGGGAAGCACCCGGATTGAGATACTCAGTGGCTGGTTCTCGATCCTGTTTCCCCTCCTGGGAAATCTGATATTTCCCGTATTGTATTTCGTGGGACTTATCTTCGGCAGCTACCAGGTATCAGGGAAAGAGATGTGGTGGCTGGACCTGGGGCTGGTTGTTGCCATCGCCGGCCTGGGATATGCCGTTGCCGAGGCAATAGTCTTCCGGGAGAGGAAGGCAAAAAACAGAGATGATGAGCGGGCGAGAAAAGCTCTGCATATTGCTTCCAACCTGGCTACATGCCTTTTGATCTGGATTTTTGGCATCCGGACGACATCGATCTTTGTCCTCTTATTGACATGCACAGAGATCCTGCTCATTCATCTGATCGCATCCGGGATTAAGGTACCAGGGATGAAGGAATGGGTGGAAAACGTGGGCCGGGAGGGAGAGATCCCGGGTGAGGGAGCGCTTTACAATGCCCTTGGAGTCCTCTTTGCCCTGGGCCTTTTGAGGGACCATCCAGCGGCAGCGATCGCTGTTATCATCATACTGGCTATGGGCGACGGCCTTGCCACATTTATGGGAAGCAGCTATGGCAGACATAAGCTGCCCTGGAATGAGAGCAAGACCTTTGAGGGAACTGTTGGCTTTGCCGCAGGGGCTATGGGTGCATTTATGGTGCTGCCGACTGTAGGGACCCTAGCCATTGTGCTCCTGTCCAGCATCATTGAATCGCTCCCCTTAAAGGTCAACGATAACATCGTCCTTCCAGTAGCAGCTTCTCTAATGTATTATTTAGTGCTCTGA